In the Salvia miltiorrhiza cultivar Shanhuang (shh) chromosome 8, IMPLAD_Smil_shh, whole genome shotgun sequence genome, ACAATTAAATGTCTCAAAACAACAACGACATTAGAGGTGGCCACGGTTCGGATCccggttcgaaccggaaccggaaccgccggttcccggttcccggttccaaaaactggaaccggaaccgaaccgaagAATAACCctcacggtttcggttccgaACCGTGAACCGGCTGTTCCGGTTTCGGttctgaaccgccggttccggttcgaaccATTAGAACCGTccgtttttttttattattttttttataaatgtaatttgtattattttatgtattgttgtgtaaaatttaatgaaatttgctttaataaaataaatgacacaTGAAAATATAAAGTCCATAtacattattttctaaattaaacttataattCAAAGTTACACCTTACAActcttataaataaaatttacaaattacaacatttgaatgctaaaataaaattaaggcaaTTTAGTTTACTTTTTACAACTAAAATTACAAGTTTtcatgagtaaaaataacaattattgtgaaaaaaatactaataattttgaaatattacatttcttcatatgaataattaatttttattaagtcaataattactctttttctatttttttttcatttttaaaaaatattacctttattcatattaatgattattttttcttatgactataattacttgaccaaatcattaaaattacaagttttcgtgactaaaaataacaattttcgtgaaaaagtaataattttgaaatattacatttcttcatatgaataattacttattataagacaataattacttttaataagcataaagaCCACGGTTCCACGGTTCTAACCGTGGAACCTTCGGTTCACGGTTCCAAGACGGTTCTGGCACGGTTTCATCCCGGTTCCCGGTTCCACGGTTCggttccgaaccggaaccgaaaACCGGCGGTTTGAGAAATCcgaaccgtaaccgaaccgggcGAGCACGgtttcggtttcggttcggaaCCGTGTATCACGGTTTGGAATCGTGTATCACGGTTCCGGTTCCAGAACCGTCCCGGATGGTCCGATTTTCcggttcggttcccggttccggTTTTTTGGCCACCTCTAAACGACattaaatattggttaattGTCCGTAAATTTAAATCATTTTCAGAAATTtgggatttttcttttttttctcaggATTCataacttttcttttttatttttaattttggtaTGATCatcgattttctttaatttcaatttttatgtgGCTATCAGAAAATGACACGCTGGACACACCAGACAGCCAAATGAATTTTTTCTGAAATAAATTAACTTATTGAGAAGCTTATAAGTTGCAAGATGCTTATCTTGTTAATcactttaaaaaaatttataagctcttaaataatttataagttattttaaagTACTTATGAGCTTAGCCAAACAATTTCTCTAGACATATGAAGCGGCATTCGGATTTTCTGCAAAAAGATCAAGGAAATGCAAACACATCGTGGTTTATCTCCATTTCTCCCCATTCAgttcacctctctctctctctctctctgtctctctctctctctctctccttctctctcttctctgaACGTGGAGACAGCCCTAGCGCGCCATAGCACACACCGTGAATACTTCGCACGATGCATTGCTCAAGTAAAtttccctttctctctctctctctcattgtaGCTGATACTagataaatacttatatatacacatattttATCTGAGTGCATATTTGAGCTCATCCGATCTGTTGTATTCTTCGGTGATTGCACAGTTTCCGGCGAGTTGCCGGATGAACCCGTCTTATCCAAGAAATCCGGCCTCCTCTTCGAGAAGCACTTAATTGAGCTCTTCATTTTGGTGCGTATTGATGTTTGCACTGCACATAATTCAATTTGCATTATGTGGTTTGAATTGTGGCATGCCTTTTCTACTCAAAATATAAAGGAATAGCTTAAGCGAGCTAATGTGAGGTGCTTGATTTTGGAAACTCTAAGTTTgcttttaatggttcttatgtggACTATATATAAATTCTACTAATAGAAGAAACTAGTGATTTTAATTCATCTTAATGCAACCTGGTTATGGGTGATTGTGAGCCATTATGAGTCCAGTTATCaaattcttcttttttatttaatttttcttagaaatttaattattggaagCTTTGTATGGTATCCTATTTAGCATTGTGTCCACCGGTATTGGTTTTTGTAGGATTAGTTTATGAACCTGGTTTTGAATTGATAGGTGCAACATTATGTTTTAGGCTCTCACtgtttcatttttcatttttcattgaGCAGGATCATGGAAAATGTCCAGTTACTGAAGAGCCCTTGACAATGGATGATATCATTCCCATCAAGACTGGAAAGTTATGCACTTTCAAAAGTGCGATTAAGTACTGATTCATATTTGACCCTTTGGGTCTCCGCTTCAAGAGTTACTATTTTTGGCTTTTAAAGTTTTGTTTGAAGAAGATgtttgcatattttttttttaatgtaggATATGTTTGCAGATAGCAAAGCCTCGACCGGTGCAGGCTGCAAGTATTCCTGGGATGCTTGGAATGTTTCAGATTGTAGGTGTTCTGTTCCTTATCATTGGAGCTACCTTGTCGTAGTCACCTGCAAAATAATTCTATTTTTCTGTACTGTCACCAGAACTAGAAATCAGGGCTTTTGGtgggaaaatatattttcacaagTAGGAATATTGGGAAGTGGTCTATGAAGTTGCTCACTTTCCCTTTTTATGGCAAGTCTATGTCTAATATGATGTCAGGGATATCTTCTCTTGCCGATCTTGTGTTTATCTTTTTATGGACTGGATGTTCAATTAGACCTAGGTTTCCACTAACTTAATTATTTGGGAGAAGATATATTTGCCTGACAAAAATGTTAAACTCTTTTACTAGTTTATGAAGTTTATGAATCTTAACCATGTAACCGAAGGAAGACTTTATAAGTTATTTCAAATTCTACAGTGCAAAAGGTTGTGCTTTATCAATTACAGGACTCATCATCTGCATGTTACAAAATGGCATTTTGACAAATCAATGTGAACTCACTTGACTAACCTGGGTTTCTAGCAGTTGCTCCCTTGGAATTATTGTGAGGTGTTCAACCTAGAGTCATTGGCCTGATTTTCTCTACTGATTACTACCAGCTTGTAGAAAGtaatatcttatatatgtacatcCTACTGTTTTTTGTCAATTTGTATTTTCTTTGAAGTAGGAATGGGATGGTTTAATGCTATCTAATTACGCACTGGACCAGCAGTTGCATAGTGCTAGCCCTAGGCAGGAGCTAAGTCATGCCCTATATCAGGTGCTTACGAGTTAGAGGCCTTGTAAGTATAACTCTCTTATTATTTGGAATGCTGTTTCTCTGGAAATTGATATTTAACATTGCTTGCAGTATGATGCTGCTTGTCATGTTGCAAGGATGAAGAAGGAAAGGGATGAAGCAAGAGTATTACTGGCCCAAGCTGAAAGACGGATACCGGCATCAGTGGAAGTACCAAATACAGTGAATGCTGTAGCTATAAGCAATGGGAAAAGAGGTTTTTGGCCTCTCCCCGTTCAAGGTTGTCCAGTAGAAAGTTTATATGCATAAGAGTAATTTCTTCTGTTCATTTTCACTCTAGGAGCTGAGGATGATGAGCTTGGTCCAAATGCAAAAAGAATGCATCCTGGAATCTCAACTAGCATCATTTCTGAGCTGGCAGATTATAATGCTTTACTTTCACAACAAAGGAAAAAGAGACAGGTAATGTGTGGCAAACCATAAATGTTGTCCCTATGGATTAGGAATTTGCGCAAAATctgattttaatataaattgCATACTGAAAATCTGATGTGATTTCATATGGATTCCTCCAGATACCTTCAACATTGGCTCCTATTGATGCTGTGGAAAGATACACTCAATTAACTGTAAATCCTCTTCATAAAACCAACAAGCCTGGCATATTGTCTCTAGACATCCAGTATTCCAAGGTATATACAGCTTTCTCTTGATTCTCCCATTTGTAAAATTTTCTTTGTTAATCTCGTATGATGGAATCGCACAATGAAATCCATGATCCTCATTCTCAAGCATCTCAGAATTAAGCTCAGTTATTTCTTTTGGATAATAATATAGAGTTTAAGGGTTAGGACATGTCATTCTATTATGATTGATTAGTAGCTTGATATTGTTGGTAGAATTAATGCTTCTCAGGCGATGTGGGGTTCTTTGTGTTTTTCACGGCCTGGCCTTGCCTGTGTTATAGTTCCTGCCCAAAATTGAAGTTGGaaggaaaacaaaagaaaaaatttgCTATAACTTCCTAATATGCTTAGCATTCAATTAAAAGCAATGCTAGATTATTGCTGCATTGTTATCATCTTGCTCATTTTACAGGGGAGGAATTTCTCTCTTGCCTCTTTCATGACTACATCAATAGTTCCTTCAACTTTGCCTTGATATAGGCATCCTTCTTTTAGTTCACTGTTCAATGGATAACCAATCTTCATTtgttttactttcttactttGATCTATGAAGTCATGATTTTTTAATCTACTAGCTAATATGAAGTTCATAACCTGACTTTTTGGGTCTCAACTGCATGTCTGATGTTCCACcatctcctaaaaataatcgtTGTCTGAGCTTTTATGTTTAAGCATTCCCCAGTTCCCATCCTTAGGAATTCACAGTTTTGCTTTATATCGTATTCTTACTTTAGGACATCATTGCCACTGCTGGTACTGATTCAAATGCCATAGTCTATGATAGACCTTTAGGTCAAGTAGTATCTACTCTCAGTGGCCACTCAAAGGTCAGATGAATTGACTATATTCTTCTTGCATACTTCTGTTATTGAAATACTCGTGTGCCCAAATACACATAAGGTCTCACAAATACCAGAGTTAATACTTAGTGAGATACCGCAACACAACAAATAATAAAACCAACAATGATAGACAAGAACACACGATGTGgtaacccagttcggtgatagaaCACCTACGTTTGGGGGCCTCGCCCAGGGACCGGAAAACGATCCACTATGAGAGATTAAATTATAGCAAGACTTACACAAGACTCAATCTTCTATGCCTCTATAATTTCCCAAAACCTCAACACTAGTAAAAAGTCGAAAGCTAGACACACTAACTTTCTAAGTGTGAACCCCGACGAACACACTTACTCCCTTACAACACAAATTTCAACTCTCAAAGGAGATAAACTAAACAACTACTTTGCTACCAACAATATAAACGCAAAGTAAGAAATACCAGAACATATAATCCAAGCTATGATGTTCTCACTGACAGAAACGTGTTGCACTCACCAACTTCTCGAATAAATGCACAAGAAGTGGAACCCTAATTCCTGGAAGAGATCAGCTTATATAGAGGAGAAAGCAAAGACTCCTACTTAGATAGGGACTCATTATGGAGTAGCTTTCAAGTCAATCCAACAGATATCAAAAGATCTCTTCGAAAATATCTCTGATCATAAAGCTATATCTTCAAAAATGTCAGGTAATGGTTTTTCCTtttggtttgtttgtttgtaAATTTGTATTGAAAAGCTCCCTGAGTTTCATTATCCATGTGCAGGCAAGTGTTGCAAAATTTGATGAGCATATTGGTGCTGTAACTGCCATTTCA is a window encoding:
- the LOC131001245 gene encoding pre-mRNA-processing factor 19 homolog 1-like isoform X1 translates to MHCSISGELPDEPVLSKKSGLLFEKHLIELFILDHGKCPVTEEPLTMDDIIPIKTGKLCTFKSAIKICLQIAKPRPVQAASIPGMLGMFQIEWDGLMLSNYALDQQLHSASPRQELSHALYQYDAACHVARMKKERDEARVLLAQAERRIPASVEVPNTVNAVAISNGKRGAEDDELGPNAKRMHPGISTSIISELADYNALLSQQRKKRQIPSTLAPIDAVERYTQLTVNPLHKTNKPGILSLDIQYSKKRVALTNFSNKCTRSGTLIPGRDQLI
- the LOC131001245 gene encoding pre-mRNA-processing factor 19 homolog 1-like isoform X2, whose translation is MHCSISGELPDEPVLSKKSGLLFEKHLIELFILDHGKCPVTEEPLTMDDIIPIKTGKLCTFKSAIKICLQIAKPRPVQAASIPGMLGMFQILHSASPRQELSHALYQYDAACHVARMKKERDEARVLLAQAERRIPASVEVPNTVNAVAISNGKRGAEDDELGPNAKRMHPGISTSIISELADYNALLSQQRKKRQIPSTLAPIDAVERYTQLTVNPLHKTNKPGILSLDIQYSKKRVALTNFSNKCTRSGTLIPGRDQLI
- the LOC131001245 gene encoding pre-mRNA-processing factor 19 homolog 1-like isoform X4 codes for the protein MISFPSRLESYALSKIAKPRPVQAASIPGMLGMFQIEWDGLMLSNYALDQQLHSASPRQELSHALYQYDAACHVARMKKERDEARVLLAQAERRIPASVEVPNTVNAVAISNGKRGAEDDELGPNAKRMHPGISTSIISELADYNALLSQQRKKRQIPSTLAPIDAVERYTQLTVNPLHKTNKPGILSLDIQYSKKRVALTNFSNKCTRSGTLIPGRDQLI
- the LOC131001245 gene encoding pre-mRNA-processing factor 19 homolog 1-like isoform X3; the protein is MISFPSRLESYALSKVRLSTDSYLTLWVSASRIAKPRPVQAASIPGMLGMFQIEWDGLMLSNYALDQQLHSASPRQELSHALYQYDAACHVARMKKERDEARVLLAQAERRIPASVEVPNTVNAVAISNGKRGAEDDELGPNAKRMHPGISTSIISELADYNALLSQQRKKRQIPSTLAPIDAVERYTQLTVNPLHKTNKPGILSLDIQYSKKRVALTNFSNKCTRSGTLIPGRDQLI